The genomic window ACGTGTATGTTCCGGGAGAAGGAACGACCGCTTGAAAGTAACCTTCCGCATCGGTCTGATAAAATTTCTTGGTTTCCGAAAGACGAACGGTGATGTTCGCTTCTCCCGCGCTTTTATTGCGGGAATAAACTCGGCCTCGAAAGGAAACTTCCGCAAAGACCTCCGCCATCGGAATCGTAAGGAAAATGAAAAATAAAAACGGAATCCGTTTTCCAAACTTCGCGGCTCGTTGTGTGGATCGTTCGAACATCTTCATCGTTTGCCTTACTGTATTTTAGTTTTTACGAATGTTTCCTGGAAGTTGAGATACCATGGAATATCGTCGAGAGGTTTGTCCACGTAGAGCAGAACACAGGCGAAAGGATAAGAAACAAAAGGACATTCCGATCTTGTGATCGCGATCGTGCATAGATCCAGATTTTTTTGCTGAACTTCTTCGAATATAATCGGGAAGGGCTGAGGAATCGGAGTTCCGCACTTGTTCGCCAAATAACTCGCCGCCGCATACATCTGACTCTGCGAATCTCCCGCAGAAACGACTTCCGGTCTCACACAGTTCTGAGCGAAAACCAGTGCGGTTAAAATCCAAACCAACGGGAGAATTCTCCCGCTCAAAACGAACGGTTTCGTTTTGAAAAAGAAAATCCGTTTTTTCAGAAGATTCCGAGAATGCGACCGAAGGTTCGTCGCAAAGCCGCATTTCCCAAAAACATTCAAAAAACGGAATGTATTGGCCGCGGCCGAGGGACGGCTCGAAAAAACATTCGGAGAGTTGAATAAACGATGTAAGAACATATCAATCCTTCTTTTTCCCGCCGACGGAAATTCCGCCGGACTCCTGGCCCGCATTGGAGGAACGTTTTCCGCCGCCTACGCTGATTCCTCCGGAAGAAGATTCCGATTTGGAATTTTCATCCTGAGATTGGGAAGCGGACGTTTCCGCGGTTTCTTTCTTGCGCTGCTCTTCCAATCTCAGTCGTTCGGATTCTTCCTTATTGCCGATCACGCTTCCTTTTACTTTCAAAACGGAAACCGTTCCCAAAGGAAACATAACGTGCGTTTCGTGCCAAACCTTGATGCCCACGAGACTTCTTCCGCCGGGAACTTTCTGGACCGCCTGACTCATCGCATAATCGATGCTAATCGGATTCGTGATCGGAATCAAACCGAACACGAAGAACGTGGAGGATTCTCCCTCCGCTTCTTCCAGAATGTCGTACCCGCTCGTGCGGATGATCGTTGCGGATTCGTAAATACCGGGGGAACGTACGCGTCCTCCCGGTTCGAACAAGGTCGCGCCCATACAATTCCCGAGAAGGGAAACGATCAAAACGGAAAAGAATCCTATGAGAAGATTCTTATTTTCTTTTTTTACCGTTCTGGTCATTTTGATCCTCGAATTTGATCGCTTCCGCATTGATATGCAGCCTGTTGATGGTGAGGAAAAGAAGAATGTATTTATCAGTCCAATAACGGATGTTGATGAGAGCGTCCGCTTCTTTTTCGGTCAACATCGCGGTAACGACCTTATCGATCGGAGGTTCGGAAAGAGGAACGCCGATGATCGCCATGTCGAACGTGTTCCAAGTTTTGTGACCTTCAACGGGACCGATCACCTTGTATTTGCGGTCCGCCACCGGAATATTACTCGTGGCGATTCCCGCCGACGAAGTCGCGCAATTCGCCAAAATCAAGGAAATCAAAAATACGGATAGAATTTGAAAAGCTTTCACGGTACCTGCCTGCAACCCAAGTTCGCTGATAATCCCGAGACGTTCTTTTTGTTTTTGTGTCCCAAGAACAGTATATCTACCAGATACTATCTGTCAGATACACATGCAAGAATAAATTTTTTCCTATGCGAATCGGATCGAATCCTTTTGATAAATTGTATTCTTCATTTTCCGAAAGGAATGACAATCTCATAGAAAAAAAGTTCCGTTTTTGGAAAAAATAGAATTCGAAAAAAGAGGTTTTAAAGGCGAGTGGCGATGATTTCGGGAACAAATTCCCGCTTGAGAAGGTCCGAAAAAACCTAACCCTGGAGCCGTTTGCGATATTCCGCGATCAACTTCTCCGCGGCTTGAAAGGAACTGATTCGATGACGACTAACTTTGTCTTCGAGATCCGCGTATAAATCCTTCATACGTGTATAAAAATCGCTCATCAAATGTTCCGAAACGGTTTCTTCCAACCAATACTTGGCCTGATTCGTTCTTCGAATCTCGAAGGTTCCGTTGGACTTTACGGTTTTCTCATATTCCTCGATTTGCTTCCAAATTTCTCCGATTCCCTCTCCGGTTAAAGAAGAACAGGAAAGAACTTTGGGAATCCAACCATTTTCGTGCGATGGAAAAAAGTGAATCGCGGATTGAGTTTCAATTCTCGTAGCCTCGGATCTTATTTTGTTGTCTCCGTCCGCTTTGGTTACGGCGAATAAATCCGCCATTTCCATAATGCCTCGTTTGATTCCTTGCAATTCGTCTCCGGCTCCCGCGATGAGAAGAAGCAAAAACAAATCCACCATGGAATGAACCGCCGTTTCGGATTGTCCGACTCCGACCGTTTCGACGAAGATCGTATCAAAACCAGCGGCCTCGCAGAGATAAATCGTTTCTCTCGTTTTACGCGCAACTCCGCCTAACGAATCTCCGGAGGGAGAAGGGCGGATGAACGCGGATTCGTTTCGGGAAAGTTCGGACATTCTCGTTTTGTCTCCGAGAATACTTCCTCCCGAGATTTGACTCGAAGGATCGATGGTCAGCACGGCCAACTTCCTTCCTTGAGAGATCGTATGCATCCCGAAGGACTCGATGAACGTGCTTTTTCCGACTCCGGGAATGCCCGTGATTCCGATGCGGATCGATTTACCGGAATGAGGAAGACATGCGTCTATGATTTTTTCCGCGAGTTCTTGGTGATCGGCACGAGCGCTTTCGACGAGCGTAATCGCACGGCTGAGCATTACGCGGTCCCCGGCGAGAATTCCTTTTACGAATGCTTCCGCGGATGGAAGAGCCTTTCTGGAAATTCCGGTGGATCGGATTCCTCCGCTCGAAGGAATCCCCGATTGTTCTCCAGAACTCAAAGACGATTCTTCCCTTAGGCGTTTACTTTAGAAGTTTCTAAATCTTGAATGAGAAGTTCCAGAATATCCGCGGCGGCCTTGGAAATTTTCGTTCCCGGTCCGAAGATGCCCGTAACTCCCGCCTTATAAAGAACGTCGTAGTCCTGCTGCGGAATCACTCCGCCCGCGATGACCATGATGTCTTCTCTTCCGAGTTTTTTCAGTTCGCCGATGACTTGCGGAACGAGGGTTTTATGACCCGCCGCCAAACTCGAAACTCCGAGAATATGCACGTCGTTTTCCACGGCTTGTTTGGCCGCTTCCGCA from Leptospira yasudae includes these protein-coding regions:
- a CDS encoding LIC20211 family lipoprotein, yielding MKAFQILSVFLISLILANCATSSAGIATSNIPVADRKYKVIGPVEGHKTWNTFDMAIIGVPLSEPPIDKVVTAMLTEKEADALINIRYWTDKYILLFLTINRLHINAEAIKFEDQNDQNGKKRK
- the meaB gene encoding methylmalonyl Co-A mutase-associated GTPase MeaB codes for the protein MSSGEQSGIPSSGGIRSTGISRKALPSAEAFVKGILAGDRVMLSRAITLVESARADHQELAEKIIDACLPHSGKSIRIGITGIPGVGKSTFIESFGMHTISQGRKLAVLTIDPSSQISGGSILGDKTRMSELSRNESAFIRPSPSGDSLGGVARKTRETIYLCEAAGFDTIFVETVGVGQSETAVHSMVDLFLLLLIAGAGDELQGIKRGIMEMADLFAVTKADGDNKIRSEATRIETQSAIHFFPSHENGWIPKVLSCSSLTGEGIGEIWKQIEEYEKTVKSNGTFEIRRTNQAKYWLEETVSEHLMSDFYTRMKDLYADLEDKVSRHRISSFQAAEKLIAEYRKRLQG